Within the Pseudomonas orientalis genome, the region GTTGAATACGCTGTAGCCCGGTGCGGCGTGTTGGCGGTTGGTGTCTTCGACATAGACTTTGCTGCGGTACATGCCTTCGATGGCGGTGCTCACCCAGTCCCGTGGTTTCCAGTTCAGCTCGGTGAACAGCGTGGTTTGCGGCACGCCGGGCAGGTAGTTGCCTTTGTCGATGGTGTTCGCGCCGCTGGCAAAGTCGCTGTCGTAGGTGGCTTGCAGGCGGGTGTAGGCGAGGTTGGCGCTCCACTGCTCGCTGAGTTGGCTCTCGACCCCAAGTTCGAATCCACGGCGCAGCGTGCGACCGGCATTTTGATAGCTGGTGCGACCGCCGATGGATTGCTGCACCACCAGTTCGTCATCAGTGGTGATCTGAAACAGCGCAGCGTTGATGCGGGTGCTGTTCAGTTGTGCCTTCAACCCTATTTCATATTGCGTGCTTTGCGACGGCTTCAAGCCAAAGTTGAAACCCTCGACGTTACCCGGCGCATAGGCCAGCTCGGCCTGGGTGGGCGTTTCGAAGCCTTTGCCGGCACTGACGTAACCGTGCAGGTCGGGCGTGAAGGCGTACATCACGCTCATCGACGGCGTGTTCTTCTGGTAGGTCTTGCTGCCGCTGGCGTCGCCGTTGCCGAGGAATTGATCGTCCACCTCCAGCTCCATGGTGCTGTGGCGAATGCCGGCCTGCAGGGTCCAGCGGCCAAGGGCCCAGTTGGCCTGGAGGTAAGGGTCGAGGCTGCGCGCGGTGTCGATTTCATCGCGGCGCAGCTGGCCTTTCACGCCCAGGGTGGCGCCGCTGTAGTTCTGGTAACCGTGGCGGCTGTCTTCGCTCTGGTCGAAGTCCAGGCCCGCGATGATCGTCAATTCCCCCGGCGCGCTCTGGATAGGCTGCATCCAGCGCGCGCTGCCACCGTAGAACGTGCGGTCAAACTGCACCACGCCACCGCCGCGCTCGTTGGCGGGGGTGCCCCTGGGGATCGACAGGTACTGAATCACACTGCGCCGCCCCGTATACGCATTGACCTGCAGCGTCGCATCGCCGATGTAGCGCTCGTAGTTCATGCCCAGTTGCTGATGGTCGATGCTTTTACGCGTGTTGTAGGTCAGCGCATTGGTGCTCACCGAGCGCGGGTCAGCCTTGTACGCCGCCCAGGTCTGCCCCAGCGGGTCCTGGGTACCGTTCTGTTCCAGGCTGCTGTAGATCAACGCCAGCTTGCTGTCGTCATCGGGCTGGAAGTTGAGCTTGGCGAACGTCTGGTCACGGCGCGCGCTGCTGTGGTCGCGGTAGCCATTGGTGTCCATGCGCGAGGCGTCCAGCACGAAGCCTGCACCCTCGGTTGCGCCTTCGGCGGTGAGGTGGTTTTTGTTCAGCCCGTCGCTGCCCACCAGGGTTTCGGCGCCGATGCGTGGCGGGCCTGCGCCGTCGCGGGAGAACATCTGGATCACCCCGCCGGCGTTGCTGCCGTACAGGGTCGCTGCCGGGCCGCGCAGGACTTCGATGCGCTCGGCGGTGTCGAGGTTGAACGTTGCCGCCTGGCCCTGCCCATCCGGGGTGCTGGCGGGGATGCCATCGGCAATCAGCTTGATGCCGCGCACCCCGAACGCCGAGCGGGCACCGAAGCCACGGGAAGAAATCTGCAGGTCCTGCGCATAGTTCTGGCGGTTCTGCACCACCAGGCCAGGCACGCGGGACAGGGCTTCGGAGGCGTTGATGCCAAGTTGACCGGCACTGATCTGTTCGCGGTTGATGGCGTCCACCGAGTACGGCAGGTCGAAGGTCGGGCTGGCGCTGCGCGAGCCGGTGACCACGCTGGGGTCCAGCAGCAACGGCGTTTCTTCGGCCTGGACGGTGCTGCACAGGCCCAGCAGGAGCAGGGCGAGGGGAGTGGGAGCGGGTAGGGTCATGAAGAGGCCGAGTCCGTGGCGCAACGCATGTTGAGTGGCGTAGGCGCAAATGTCGCAAGTTTAACGATTCCCCTCGATTTTGCCGAACCTGGTTGCCGTTGGGCTGAACAGGAAGTTTCCCACGCAAAGCGACGGCGCCAGGCGCCTGGACCGTTGGATGGGCGATGCTAGATTTTCGACCTCATTCAAAAAAGAAGAGCTGGGCATGTGCACAACAAATATGAAGTTGCTGGTGCTGGCGTGGAGTGCGTCGATGATGGTTGGCTGCGGGACCGTCACCACGGTGATGCGTGAAGATGCCGCCACCGTGAGAGCGCTCAAGGCGGATAAAACCTATTGCCAGTCCGTGCCGCGTATCTACAGCGGGGTGACTTATAACCTGTGTGTTCTGCACGGGCCGCCGAGTACGGGGAGCAGCCTGGCGCTGAACAGCGTGCCCTGGACCTTCATTGATGTGCCGCTGTCAGGCGTCATGGACACGCTCTTGCTCCCCTACACCGTCTACCGGCAAAGCACCGACGGCAGCATCGACCTGCGCTAGCCCCTTGCCGCTAACAGCTTCCTGCTGCTTTTAAGTTATAATCCCGCCCTTTAGCTGTTTCCCGCCCGGGCGGGAGGCACACTTTTTTCAGGCGCGCTGCGCCTGCATGCAGACTAAAAGAGGCTAGACCCCAGTGGCATTGACGATTCTTGGCCTGTCCGGCGCCCTTAGCCATGATCCTTCCGCGGCCCTGTATATCGACGGCAAGCTGATTGCGGCCGCCGAAGAAGAGCGCTTCGTACGCGACAAACATGCAAAGAACCGCATGCCCTACGAGTCGGCGAAGTTCTGCCTGGAACAGGCCGGCATCAAACCGTCCGACGTTGATGTGGTGGCGATCCCGTTCGCCCCGATCAGCCTGTTCGGCGAGGCGCGCTGGCACTACGCCAAACGCTACTGGTACGCCCCGGACCGCGCGCTCGACGCGATCCTGATGGGCAATCGCCGCTACAAGCGCTATCGCAACAAGATTGTCTGGTGCCTGGAGCAACTGGGCTTCGATCCGAAGAAAATCAAGATCGAACCGGTTGAACACCACCTGGCCCACGCTTCCAGTGCCTATCACTGCTCGGGCTTCCAGGAGAAAACCGCGATCCTGGGCATCGACGGCAAGGGTGAGTACGCCACCACGTTCTTCGGCTATGGCGAAAACGGCAAGATCCACAAGATCAAGGAATTCTACGATCCGGACTCCCTGGGCGGCCTGTATGGCGCAATCACCGAGTTCCTCGGTTTCGAGATGCTCGACGGTGAGTTCAAGGTCATGGGCATGGCGCCGTATGGCGATGCCAGCAAGTACGATTTCTCGCGCCTGGCTTCCTTTGAAAATGGCGAGTTGGTGATCAACACCGACTACGCCAACGTCATCGGCCTGCGCCGCTACAAGGAAAAGGGCAAGGGCTTCTACTTCTCGCCAAAACTGATCGAGTGGCTGGGTCCCAAGCGCGAAGGCGATATCGCCGACGAGCCGTACATCCACTACGCGGCCAGCATGCAGGCGCTGTTCGAGAAACTGGCCCTGCAG harbors:
- a CDS encoding TonB-dependent receptor family protein, whose translation is MTLPAPTPLALLLLGLCSTVQAEETPLLLDPSVVTGSRSASPTFDLPYSVDAINREQISAGQLGINASEALSRVPGLVVQNRQNYAQDLQISSRGFGARSAFGVRGIKLIADGIPASTPDGQGQAATFNLDTAERIEVLRGPAATLYGSNAGGVIQMFSRDGAGPPRIGAETLVGSDGLNKNHLTAEGATEGAGFVLDASRMDTNGYRDHSSARRDQTFAKLNFQPDDDSKLALIYSSLEQNGTQDPLGQTWAAYKADPRSVSTNALTYNTRKSIDHQQLGMNYERYIGDATLQVNAYTGRRSVIQYLSIPRGTPANERGGGVVQFDRTFYGGSARWMQPIQSAPGELTIIAGLDFDQSEDSRHGYQNYSGATLGVKGQLRRDEIDTARSLDPYLQANWALGRWTLQAGIRHSTMELEVDDQFLGNGDASGSKTYQKNTPSMSVMYAFTPDLHGYVSAGKGFETPTQAELAYAPGNVEGFNFGLKPSQSTQYEIGLKAQLNSTRINAALFQITTDDELVVQQSIGGRTSYQNAGRTLRRGFELGVESQLSEQWSANLAYTRLQATYDSDFASGANTIDKGNYLPGVPQTTLFTELNWKPRDWVSTAIEGMYRSKVYVEDTNRQHAAPGYSVFNWRARFEQKIEHWTFHQTLRLDNLLDRQYVGSVIVGDGNGRYYEAAPGRSWYAGAGAEYQF
- a CDS encoding YceK/YidQ family lipoprotein, which translates into the protein MCTTNMKLLVLAWSASMMVGCGTVTTVMREDAATVRALKADKTYCQSVPRIYSGVTYNLCVLHGPPSTGSSLALNSVPWTFIDVPLSGVMDTLLLPYTVYRQSTDGSIDLR
- a CDS encoding carbamoyltransferase family protein — translated: MALTILGLSGALSHDPSAALYIDGKLIAAAEEERFVRDKHAKNRMPYESAKFCLEQAGIKPSDVDVVAIPFAPISLFGEARWHYAKRYWYAPDRALDAILMGNRRYKRYRNKIVWCLEQLGFDPKKIKIEPVEHHLAHASSAYHCSGFQEKTAILGIDGKGEYATTFFGYGENGKIHKIKEFYDPDSLGGLYGAITEFLGFEMLDGEFKVMGMAPYGDASKYDFSRLASFENGELVINTDYANVIGLRRYKEKGKGFYFSPKLIEWLGPKREGDIADEPYIHYAASMQALFEKLALQMIDHYLGDILKDTGKLAFAGGCALNVKLNQKIIARNDVKELFVQPASGDAGTAVGAAAYVSHARGVPVEKMEHVYLGPSYSNEDVIAACAKHESKPNWRKIENMPKRIAKIMVDGNPVAWFQGRMEFGPRALGGRSIIGCPSATGVADRINHQIKFRERWRPFCPSMLDTVAPHMIKVDHPAPFMTFTFEVSEEWKTRVPEVVHEDGTSRAQVLKREYNPRYYDMMKELEVLTGNGVSLNTSLNRRGEAMICSPTDALNMFFGSDLQYLIMEDILVVKDGVDPYDAVV